In a single window of the Streptomyces sp. NBC_00285 genome:
- a CDS encoding ABC transporter permease, which yields MRDLIGAEWRKIWTGRAWWAVAAAAVLMCVMADAGFVQQDKEDVGSTGDITSTLVQGWFMVELAAAVVALLAVTREFGNGAISRSVLLSGGRARLLTAKLLAVVGSGAVFALAAGALAAVSPWLFLAGHDRQPEWTATTTWTLLGVMLTIVVGAVWGALLGLLIRQQVASILVLLVSTWLVGEGLLRLVPAIGRLTIDEAMASVYRGGNENLLPIPWALLVLAVWIGAGTVVARTLFLRRDLP from the coding sequence GTGCGTGACCTGATCGGAGCCGAGTGGCGCAAGATCTGGACCGGGCGCGCCTGGTGGGCGGTCGCCGCAGCCGCCGTCCTGATGTGTGTGATGGCCGACGCCGGGTTCGTCCAGCAGGACAAGGAGGACGTCGGCAGCACCGGGGACATCACCTCCACCCTCGTTCAGGGCTGGTTCATGGTCGAACTCGCCGCCGCCGTCGTCGCGTTGCTCGCGGTGACCCGGGAGTTCGGGAACGGCGCCATCAGCCGGTCGGTGTTGCTGAGCGGCGGGCGGGCTCGGCTGCTCACGGCCAAGCTGCTCGCCGTCGTCGGCAGCGGCGCGGTGTTCGCCCTCGCGGCCGGGGCGCTGGCCGCCGTCAGCCCGTGGCTGTTCCTCGCCGGGCACGACCGGCAGCCGGAGTGGACGGCGACCACGACGTGGACGCTGCTCGGGGTGATGCTGACCATCGTGGTCGGCGCCGTGTGGGGGGCGCTGCTCGGGTTGCTGATCCGGCAGCAGGTCGCCTCGATCCTCGTCCTGCTGGTCAGCACCTGGCTGGTCGGCGAGGGCCTGCTGCGGCTCGTCCCGGCGATCGGCAGGCTCACCATCGACGAAGCCATGGCGTCCGTGTACCGGGGCGGCAACGAGAACCTGCTGCCGATCCCGTGGGCCCTGCTGGTGCTCGCGGTGTGGATCGGCGCGGGCACGGTCGTCGCCCGGACCCTGTTCCTGCGCCGGGACCTTCCGTGA
- a CDS encoding transcriptional regulator produces MAKGYGLPPGAEENRALVRSRLEEIAVAGGPRETFTVEWRGGSEHLEVIQMPVGNLYYNPATHRIRAQAGHDPKQAEALAGDPWSSDSQAYLDRLLQVLPADPARTDPEFDELTASLKEYGQTDPGLITHEGILVNGNTRRAGLMQLYGPNHAMRVAVLPPSCDWQDIAAIELSLQLRKEHRRDYSYINRLLAVQELVDQGTPLAVIAATFRTTAERCRQDQWVLACIQSLIERSKTAGEQLSLVAFEDHAEKFRELQRAYAKQYAVNPEKAELLLENRLAAILLGFAKTDVRFIDHDFAGLYLPKKMSASEVPAETSATVAIPGLGRAVKGPSAPLSAAKALTDSVLHARAVSQPGSAASPEAATQAQIEIRRLGAAMDEAIASLGRDARIKKRKQAAPARLADASRDIEQCVTDLVMSRAQRSLDEESFDDAVADLRQKLEKLAIEARRTVQHPGDGVAWLLETFGKAR; encoded by the coding sequence ATGGCCAAGGGCTACGGTCTGCCGCCGGGGGCCGAAGAGAACCGCGCCCTCGTCCGGTCCCGGTTGGAGGAGATCGCAGTCGCCGGCGGCCCCCGCGAGACCTTCACTGTCGAGTGGAGGGGCGGCTCGGAGCACCTGGAGGTCATCCAGATGCCAGTGGGCAACCTCTACTACAACCCGGCAACCCACCGCATCCGGGCGCAGGCCGGCCACGACCCGAAGCAGGCGGAGGCACTCGCGGGCGACCCTTGGAGCAGTGACAGCCAGGCATACCTGGACCGCCTCCTGCAGGTGCTCCCGGCAGACCCTGCCCGGACAGATCCTGAGTTCGACGAGCTGACAGCGAGTTTGAAGGAGTACGGGCAGACGGATCCCGGCCTGATCACTCACGAAGGCATCCTCGTCAACGGAAACACCCGGCGTGCTGGACTGATGCAGCTTTATGGCCCTAACCACGCCATGCGTGTAGCCGTTCTGCCGCCTTCCTGCGACTGGCAAGACATCGCCGCAATCGAACTGTCGCTCCAGCTGCGCAAGGAGCACCGGCGGGATTACTCCTACATCAACCGGTTGCTCGCGGTTCAGGAGCTAGTGGATCAAGGCACGCCACTCGCCGTCATCGCGGCTACCTTCCGTACGACAGCAGAGCGCTGCCGACAGGACCAGTGGGTGCTGGCCTGCATCCAGTCACTCATCGAACGGAGCAAGACGGCAGGCGAGCAGCTGTCATTGGTTGCTTTCGAGGATCACGCTGAGAAGTTCCGCGAACTACAGCGTGCCTACGCCAAGCAGTATGCGGTGAACCCAGAGAAGGCCGAACTGCTGCTGGAGAACCGGCTGGCAGCCATTCTCCTGGGCTTCGCCAAGACTGACGTTCGCTTCATCGATCACGACTTCGCTGGCCTGTACCTCCCCAAGAAAATGTCAGCCAGCGAGGTTCCAGCTGAAACTTCGGCGACTGTGGCCATCCCCGGTCTAGGCCGTGCGGTGAAGGGTCCGTCTGCCCCCCTTAGCGCGGCTAAGGCGCTAACGGACTCCGTCTTGCACGCACGAGCTGTTAGCCAACCGGGCAGCGCGGCCTCGCCGGAAGCTGCGACGCAGGCCCAGATCGAGATCCGTCGGCTGGGTGCGGCGATGGATGAGGCCATCGCCAGCCTCGGCCGTGACGCGCGTATCAAGAAGCGCAAGCAGGCAGCACCTGCCCGCCTTGCTGACGCCAGCCGCGACATTGAGCAGTGCGTCACCGATTTGGTCATGTCCCGCGCGCAGCGAAGCCTAGATGAGGAGTCGTTCGACGATGCCGTTGCTGACCTGAGGCAGAAGCTGGAGAAGCTCGCTATCGAGGCCAGGCGAACTGTGCAGCACCCCGGAGATGGCGTGGCCTGGCTCCTTGAGACGTTTGGGAAGGCGCGTTAA
- the mpaD gene encoding daptide-type RiPP biosynthesis aminotransferase has translation MSTELWPSLLEPRLHGADDLCAVSADGVRIRFLDGRELLCGTSGLWNANLGFGNEAIAEACAAALREASYLSVFRYENVYARRAARALVEAAGADHYGRVVFSTSGGAANDLVMKLARHYHALRGDGARKLVVGLRDSYHGLTFGGFALTGENLGQSVYGVDQRLVRHVSPNSVEEIAQLAAQQGSRIAAVVVEPVLGSGAVPLTPEYVQALLELRDRHGFLLVADEVATGFGRTGDFFASQRWPAPPDLLITSKGLTNGTHAAAAVLLPRALAEPFDAAGDVFVHGETQAGTPVTCAAILATVEEMRRLDAVASARRLSAVLDERLADLVATEPLVSGTTGIGCFRSIRLSTPGGEPLPQQEVPQVVAAIREAGAIVHPSVNGVQILPALVYTDDEVTELLDCVRAGVAAHARQPEAV, from the coding sequence ATGTCCACCGAACTCTGGCCCTCCCTGCTCGAACCCCGTCTGCACGGAGCGGACGACCTGTGCGCCGTCTCGGCGGACGGCGTCCGCATCCGCTTCCTGGACGGCCGTGAACTGCTCTGCGGCACCAGCGGCCTGTGGAACGCGAACCTCGGCTTCGGCAACGAGGCCATCGCGGAAGCCTGCGCCGCCGCCCTGCGCGAGGCCTCCTACCTGTCGGTGTTCCGCTACGAGAACGTCTACGCGAGGCGTGCGGCGCGGGCGCTGGTCGAGGCGGCGGGCGCGGACCACTACGGCCGGGTCGTCTTCTCGACCTCCGGAGGTGCCGCCAACGACCTCGTGATGAAGCTGGCCCGGCACTACCACGCCCTGCGCGGGGACGGTGCGCGCAAGCTCGTCGTGGGCCTGCGGGACAGCTATCACGGGCTGACGTTCGGCGGGTTCGCGCTCACCGGCGAGAACCTCGGCCAGTCCGTCTACGGCGTCGACCAGCGGCTCGTCCGCCATGTGTCCCCCAACTCCGTCGAGGAGATCGCCCAGTTGGCGGCCCAGCAGGGCAGCCGGATCGCGGCGGTCGTGGTGGAGCCGGTGCTCGGCAGCGGGGCGGTGCCCCTCACCCCGGAGTACGTTCAGGCACTGCTCGAACTCCGGGACCGGCACGGCTTCCTCCTCGTCGCCGACGAGGTCGCCACGGGCTTCGGCCGCACCGGCGACTTCTTCGCCTCCCAGCGCTGGCCGGCCCCGCCGGATCTGCTGATCACGTCGAAGGGCCTGACCAACGGCACCCACGCCGCGGCGGCCGTCCTGCTGCCCAGGGCGCTCGCCGAACCCTTCGACGCGGCCGGCGACGTGTTCGTCCACGGCGAGACCCAGGCCGGAACGCCCGTCACCTGCGCGGCGATCCTCGCCACCGTGGAGGAGATGCGTCGGCTCGACGCGGTCGCCTCCGCGCGGCGCCTGTCGGCCGTGCTCGACGAGAGGCTGGCGGACCTGGTCGCCACCGAACCGCTGGTCTCGGGCACCACGGGCATCGGCTGCTTCCGGTCCATCCGGCTCAGCACGCCCGGCGGAGAGCCGCTGCCGCAGCAGGAGGTCCCGCAGGTCGTCGCCGCGATCCGCGAGGCCGGCGCGATCGTCCACCCCAGCGTCAACGGCGTGCAGATCCTTCCCGCGCTGGTCTACACCGACGACGAGGTCACCGAACTCCTCGACTGCGTGCGGGCCGGGGTGGCCGCGCACGCCCGGCAGCCCGAGGCGGTCTGA
- a CDS encoding ABC transporter ATP-binding protein, producing the protein MTDAIDITGLTKRYGELTAVEDVSFTVRSGRVVGLLGRNGAGKTTTLRMLLGLARPTAGSATIFGHPYAQLPKAAHRVGVSIDGIGPSAAASGRADLRIWARTCGLPRTRVDDVLEQVGLASDAHRRLRDYSQGMRQRHALATALLADPELLILDEPANGLDPDGIRWLRELLRSLADEGRTVLVSSHILAEVEQMADDIVILQKTLRYSGTVADLTRNGELSLESRFFDLADPAVKEDARA; encoded by the coding sequence GTGACCGACGCCATCGACATCACGGGACTCACCAAGCGCTACGGCGAGCTGACGGCCGTCGAGGACGTGTCGTTCACCGTCCGTTCGGGCCGGGTGGTGGGCCTCCTCGGGCGCAACGGGGCCGGAAAGACGACGACTCTGCGGATGCTGCTGGGGCTCGCGCGCCCGACGGCGGGCAGCGCCACGATCTTCGGCCATCCCTACGCACAACTGCCCAAAGCGGCGCACCGGGTGGGCGTCAGCATCGACGGCATCGGCCCCTCCGCCGCCGCCTCCGGCCGCGCCGACCTGCGGATCTGGGCCCGGACCTGCGGCCTGCCCCGCACGCGGGTGGACGATGTCCTCGAACAGGTGGGACTCGCCTCCGACGCCCACCGCAGACTCCGCGACTACTCACAGGGCATGCGGCAGCGGCACGCCCTGGCCACCGCGCTGCTCGCGGACCCCGAACTGCTCATCCTCGACGAACCCGCCAACGGCCTCGACCCCGACGGCATCCGCTGGCTCCGTGAACTCCTGCGCTCCCTCGCAGACGAGGGCCGCACCGTGCTGGTCTCCAGCCACATCCTGGCGGAGGTCGAGCAGATGGCCGACGACATCGTCATCCTCCAGAAGACCCTGCGCTACAGCGGCACCGTCGCCGACCTCACGAGGAACGGCGAACTCAGCCTGGAGAGCCGCTTCTTCGACCTGGCCGACCCCGCCGTGAAGGAGGACGCTCGTGCGTGA
- a CDS encoding daptide-type RiPP, giving the protein MKENTNPALELAMQELSMEELEGMEAPDWWDSFLASAAISAGVSAAYSTIAVTSVIAT; this is encoded by the coding sequence ATGAAGGAGAACACCAACCCCGCCCTCGAACTGGCCATGCAGGAGCTGTCCATGGAGGAGCTGGAGGGCATGGAGGCGCCTGACTGGTGGGACAGCTTCCTCGCCAGCGCCGCCATCTCGGCCGGCGTCAGCGCCGCCTACAGCACCATCGCCGTCACCTCGGTCATCGCGACCTGA
- the mpaC gene encoding daptide-type RiPP biosynthesis dehydogenase, producing MDTVWNLSGRRPTQVVHGIGGLAKWLPHRKGRTLTLLADPAVAESETVDQILACAAWAGRPVQRLVPNGPGTLESVTALAERLRDSELVVAVGGGTLLDQTKLAVLMSSAPVVRDRLTMRGRSGLVLLPAEAEPAVPVVTVPTTVGTGSELSGGACLAGPSGKRLVLGNGLQPDVAVLDPVATRTLPVELLAEGVFEVFFRVAGMYVGDPQDLPSEDAFTLTLIERLTALGAELASVRRAGETPGDALRLEIAKLSGVSHGPWFNQGRDPCACKGWYLANELSTGLGLRKMTAAAAVLPPLWRRIAEGDVRWGSAPRLRRLWQAVTSVHLPVLPADPVEGIESLLDTWLIERGIDASAERTELIARSTLRAWGDGLPTLGALTLADIRRVMDQAVRQPPTTDFRRPSPADGPKHHGRGETSCRP from the coding sequence GTGGACACGGTGTGGAACCTGAGCGGCCGACGCCCCACCCAGGTGGTGCACGGCATCGGCGGACTGGCCAAGTGGCTGCCCCACCGGAAGGGGCGGACGCTGACCCTGCTCGCGGACCCGGCCGTCGCCGAGTCGGAGACGGTGGACCAGATCCTCGCCTGCGCGGCCTGGGCGGGACGGCCGGTGCAGCGGCTCGTACCGAACGGCCCCGGCACGCTGGAGAGCGTGACGGCGCTGGCCGAGCGGCTGCGCGACAGTGAACTCGTCGTGGCCGTCGGCGGCGGGACCCTGCTCGACCAGACCAAGCTGGCCGTCCTGATGAGCTCGGCTCCCGTGGTCCGGGACCGGCTGACGATGCGCGGCCGGAGCGGTCTTGTGCTGCTCCCGGCCGAGGCGGAGCCCGCGGTGCCCGTCGTCACCGTCCCGACGACCGTCGGCACCGGCAGCGAGCTGAGCGGCGGCGCCTGCCTCGCGGGACCGAGCGGCAAACGCCTGGTGCTCGGCAATGGGCTCCAGCCGGACGTGGCGGTGCTCGACCCGGTCGCCACCCGGACCCTGCCCGTGGAACTCCTCGCCGAGGGGGTCTTCGAGGTGTTCTTCCGGGTCGCCGGGATGTACGTGGGGGACCCGCAGGACCTTCCCTCGGAGGACGCCTTCACCCTGACGCTGATCGAGCGGCTGACCGCGCTCGGCGCCGAGCTGGCGTCCGTCCGGCGGGCCGGCGAAACCCCCGGCGACGCGCTGCGCCTGGAGATCGCCAAGCTCAGCGGCGTGAGCCACGGCCCGTGGTTCAACCAGGGCCGCGACCCCTGCGCCTGCAAGGGCTGGTACCTCGCCAACGAGCTGTCCACCGGCCTCGGCCTGCGCAAGATGACGGCCGCCGCCGCCGTGCTGCCACCCCTGTGGCGGCGCATCGCGGAGGGCGATGTCCGCTGGGGGTCCGCACCCCGGCTGCGCCGGCTCTGGCAGGCCGTCACCTCGGTCCACCTGCCGGTCCTGCCGGCGGACCCGGTCGAGGGGATCGAGTCCCTGCTGGACACCTGGCTGATCGAACGCGGCATCGACGCGAGCGCGGAGCGGACGGAGCTGATCGCCCGGTCCACGCTGCGCGCATGGGGTGACGGACTGCCCACCCTGGGCGCGCTCACACTCGCCGACATCCGGCGGGTGATGGACCAGGCGGTCCGTCAGCCGCCCACCACAGACTTCCGCCGGCCATCGCCGGCGGACGGCCCGAAACACCACGGGAGGGGGGAAACATCATGCAGACCGTGA
- a CDS encoding LLM class flavin-dependent oxidoreductase: protein MDYSVLVPFLPRRTEQVLPFAALVEWTGAARLWQGQSLLMEPFQTFSALAGSGFRVPTGLGVTLMPLRHPFEAAHKVKTLAMATGEEVVAGFGPGAKTFQQSLLGAPYRSQLTAVREYMTVVRGLLSGDPVDFDGEYYTCHAGMGPAMSPPVHLGLGVLRPGMARLAGEVADVAITWLTPAAYVDGVVHPALREGANAAGRAVPRITTMVPVALERPDRDVSDFVLASNAAHMQAPHYIDMLGKAGIDFTERDPKSAARLMAESGAFVFGNIDQIVKQLDEYRDAGVDEIVLNLTGVCRLYGASAAMDDLKQILAAVGADRRDSGE from the coding sequence ATGGACTACTCGGTATTGGTGCCATTTCTGCCGCGCCGGACGGAACAGGTGCTTCCTTTCGCGGCGCTGGTGGAATGGACGGGAGCCGCCAGGCTCTGGCAGGGGCAGAGCCTGCTGATGGAGCCTTTCCAGACGTTTTCCGCTCTCGCCGGCTCCGGATTCCGGGTGCCGACCGGCCTCGGAGTCACCCTGATGCCGCTGCGGCATCCGTTCGAGGCCGCGCACAAGGTCAAGACCTTGGCGATGGCGACCGGTGAAGAGGTCGTGGCCGGCTTCGGGCCGGGTGCGAAGACGTTCCAGCAGAGCCTGCTCGGCGCGCCTTACCGCAGCCAGCTCACGGCGGTCCGTGAGTACATGACGGTGGTCCGAGGGCTGCTCAGCGGTGACCCGGTCGACTTCGACGGCGAGTACTACACCTGCCACGCGGGGATGGGCCCGGCGATGTCGCCGCCCGTGCACCTCGGACTCGGGGTGCTGCGCCCCGGCATGGCCCGCCTCGCGGGCGAGGTCGCGGACGTGGCGATCACCTGGCTCACGCCGGCGGCCTACGTCGACGGCGTCGTCCACCCCGCGCTGCGGGAGGGGGCGAACGCGGCGGGCCGGGCCGTGCCGAGGATCACGACGATGGTGCCGGTGGCGCTGGAACGCCCCGACCGGGACGTCTCCGATTTCGTGCTGGCGAGCAATGCGGCACATATGCAGGCGCCGCACTATATCGACATGCTCGGAAAGGCGGGCATCGATTTCACCGAGCGCGATCCGAAATCGGCCGCGCGACTCATGGCGGAATCCGGGGCGTTCGTCTTCGGGAATATCGACCAGATCGTGAAGCAGCTCGACGAGTATCGGGATGCCGGGGTCGATGAAATCGTGCTGAATCTCACGGGCGTGTGCCGACTCTACGGAGCGAGCGCTGCAATGGACGACTTGAAGCAGATTCTGGCCGCCGTGGGCGCGGACAGGAGGGACTCCGGTGAATGA
- the mpaB gene encoding daptide biosynthesis RiPP recognition protein gives MNEELITRVGHHLRSWVTGRPLTAEAPGTAATVVLEDAAGLDAVLGSDAVGPGTLVLVPEAPAVQQGRDDRSGATVVGYEGSLSGSEGDASVDDVLFLQIQDYGVSPYMSLLGTTLVRMSGDTDFDLFLADADAARTEGRFAAFAVSPAVQLADLSALGARVPGDGPGTRLYVGRDGGVSVSPQGLRLGTAGDSAAVLRAEWERLNAASEVPGTVPLGAVVPEEVRGPAVHQRPWLARYLTTLDVLRDLQTRGITEPRVSGFGHRLVPELAEAEGALYTERALDADDPEAPILCWTPERAYVRVPGLDRTFQLGRRAAEITELLLVLGADEAATRHADRAEVERVLAFFADKGVSLARVLEATA, from the coding sequence GTGAATGAGGAACTGATCACCCGTGTGGGCCACCACCTGCGTTCCTGGGTCACCGGGCGCCCGCTGACCGCTGAAGCACCGGGTACCGCAGCCACTGTCGTCCTGGAGGACGCGGCCGGTCTGGACGCTGTGCTCGGCTCCGACGCCGTGGGACCGGGGACGCTCGTCCTCGTCCCGGAGGCTCCGGCGGTGCAGCAGGGTCGCGACGACCGGTCCGGTGCCACCGTCGTCGGCTACGAGGGCTCGCTGAGCGGCTCGGAAGGCGACGCGTCGGTCGACGACGTCCTCTTCCTCCAGATCCAGGACTACGGCGTCAGCCCGTACATGTCGCTGCTCGGCACGACGCTCGTGCGGATGTCCGGCGACACGGACTTCGACCTGTTCCTCGCGGACGCTGACGCCGCGCGGACGGAGGGCCGGTTCGCCGCGTTCGCGGTCAGCCCGGCCGTGCAGCTCGCGGACCTCTCCGCGCTCGGCGCCCGGGTCCCCGGTGACGGTCCGGGCACCAGGCTCTACGTGGGCCGGGACGGCGGCGTCTCGGTCTCGCCGCAGGGGCTGCGGCTGGGGACCGCCGGGGACTCGGCGGCCGTCCTGCGCGCTGAGTGGGAGCGGCTGAACGCGGCGAGCGAGGTGCCCGGCACGGTGCCGCTCGGCGCGGTCGTCCCGGAGGAGGTGCGCGGCCCAGCTGTACACCAACGCCCTTGGCTCGCACGCTACTTGACGACGCTGGACGTGCTGCGCGACCTCCAGACGCGGGGGATCACGGAGCCCAGGGTTTCAGGGTTCGGCCACCGGCTCGTCCCCGAACTCGCCGAGGCCGAAGGTGCCTTGTACACCGAGAGGGCTTTGGACGCCGACGACCCCGAGGCGCCGATCCTGTGCTGGACGCCGGAGCGGGCGTACGTCAGGGTCCCGGGCCTCGACCGGACCTTCCAACTCGGCCGCCGGGCGGCGGAGATCACGGAACTGCTGCTGGTCCTCGGCGCCGACGAAGCCGCGACGCGGCACGCGGACCGGGCCGAGGTCGAGCGGGTCCTCGCGTTCTTCGCCGACAAGGGAGTTTCCCTGGCACGTGTGCTGGAGGCGACCGCATGA
- the mpaM gene encoding daptide-type RiPP biosynthesis methyltransferase, translating into MTTTRTAAVPGLAGEILAGYGDRVHVHDLYDEAGASVYHDLAAADTSEIRELTRAVRAVPGPVLELAAGSGRLTLPLLALGREVTALELKESMVALLKERLAEAPAGIGGRCTVVQGDMSAFALGGATFAVVVLGTTSISLLDADGRAGLYAAVRAHLRPGGRFLLSTVDVDGADGDDLDLEAAGASGRRYRMIEHWRSGQEVRKVTILPPERETPQDGPVPAFTTAIRVLPPDDLTRELASAGLRVVARHTLPAASPRHTDVLLEAEAA; encoded by the coding sequence ATGACGACGACCCGGACCGCGGCGGTCCCGGGCCTCGCCGGCGAGATCCTCGCCGGGTACGGCGACCGAGTCCACGTGCACGACCTGTACGACGAGGCAGGCGCCTCCGTCTATCACGACCTCGCCGCCGCCGACACCAGCGAGATCAGGGAACTGACCCGGGCCGTCCGTGCCGTACCTGGCCCGGTCCTCGAACTCGCTGCTGGTTCCGGCCGGTTGACGCTTCCCCTGCTCGCGCTGGGCCGTGAGGTCACGGCCCTGGAGCTGAAGGAGAGCATGGTCGCCCTCCTCAAGGAGCGGCTCGCCGAGGCCCCGGCGGGGATCGGGGGGCGCTGCACCGTGGTCCAGGGAGACATGTCGGCGTTCGCGCTCGGCGGCGCCACCTTCGCCGTCGTCGTCCTCGGTACGACGTCCATCTCGCTGCTCGACGCCGACGGCAGGGCCGGGCTCTACGCGGCCGTCCGCGCCCACCTCCGGCCCGGCGGCAGGTTCCTGCTCTCCACGGTCGACGTGGACGGCGCCGACGGGGACGACCTCGATCTGGAGGCCGCGGGTGCCAGTGGCCGGCGTTACCGGATGATCGAGCACTGGCGGTCCGGCCAGGAGGTTCGCAAGGTCACCATCCTGCCTCCCGAGCGGGAGACACCGCAGGACGGACCGGTACCCGCGTTCACCACGGCCATCCGGGTCCTGCCCCCCGACGACCTCACCCGGGAGCTGGCGTCGGCGGGACTGCGCGTCGTCGCGCGGCACACCCTGCCCGCCGCCTCCCCCCGCCACACCGATGTGCTGCTGGAAGCCGAGGCCGCCTGA
- a CDS encoding daptide-type RiPP, with the protein MNSTTSAPLELALQELDQQLDMRELEALDAPDFSWSAALSAVGGLSAGGVISYVSIVTLAT; encoded by the coding sequence GTGAACAGCACCACGTCCGCGCCCCTGGAGCTGGCTCTCCAGGAGCTGGACCAGCAGCTGGACATGCGGGAACTGGAGGCGCTCGACGCCCCCGACTTCAGCTGGAGCGCCGCTCTCAGCGCAGTCGGCGGCCTGAGCGCGGGAGGCGTCATCTCGTACGTCTCCATCGTCACGCTCGCCACCTGA
- the mpaP gene encoding daptide biosynthesis intramembrane metalloprotease, which translates to MRTALKRRQEEKPPAPLPERPRLAPDARVHEPIEDGAPWLVQSGAQRYLRVAAGMASLLRLADGTRDAEDLAEELGWSVELVGEGLLRAQRTGLLEDAADKPRKERRITFVPPLTVQLTVVRPERMLNVFRPLTARLAHRGWAIVAATLAGAGLLSLVAQAQTTIAALSEPISLPALLALLVVTYCGTMLHELSHGLVLSHYGGRPSRMGFMLFYLTPAFFCDVSDGWRLPRNRQRVRVALAGIATQTVIAGLAGVGSVVVAVAGGNPAVRDFLLLLTVTNYASGLFNTIPFVKLDGYLALMSHLDISHLRDRSITDARRLVARLLFGGRYERELPGVEWAPLFGLACMLFPLYVVSMAFTLWGSVLESAGMVGAVLVSVALGYLSLRVYVGVLKLLAEARTAEAVGWRRVTVSVAAVGVVAAALLGISVPYTVTGGFVEERGRTVLVATGTTDRDAIEPGADVKLQSGGVVLQKQLGTAAVASGDFVDLSVPFSAFVPVTGLDSLKVPVAGVVLDGGRLAPGTTGQAVVDAGERSLGDWLYLKYVAPFWR; encoded by the coding sequence GTGAGAACGGCCCTGAAGCGGCGCCAGGAGGAGAAGCCCCCGGCACCGCTGCCCGAGCGTCCCCGCCTGGCGCCGGACGCCCGGGTCCACGAGCCGATCGAGGACGGCGCCCCCTGGCTCGTCCAGTCCGGCGCGCAGCGCTACCTGCGGGTGGCCGCCGGGATGGCGAGCCTCCTGCGGCTGGCCGACGGCACCCGTGACGCCGAGGACCTGGCGGAGGAGCTGGGCTGGTCGGTCGAGCTGGTCGGCGAGGGGCTGCTGCGCGCTCAGCGCACGGGGCTTCTCGAAGACGCGGCCGACAAGCCGCGCAAGGAGCGCCGGATCACGTTCGTCCCGCCGCTCACCGTCCAGCTCACCGTGGTCCGCCCGGAACGCATGCTGAACGTGTTCCGCCCGCTCACCGCCCGCCTCGCGCACCGGGGTTGGGCGATCGTGGCCGCGACCCTCGCCGGGGCGGGGCTGCTGTCGCTCGTCGCCCAGGCACAGACGACGATCGCCGCCCTGTCCGAGCCGATCTCCCTGCCGGCGCTGCTCGCGCTGCTCGTCGTCACCTACTGCGGCACCATGCTCCACGAGTTGTCGCACGGCCTGGTCCTGAGCCACTACGGCGGCCGGCCCAGCCGTATGGGCTTCATGCTCTTCTACCTGACGCCCGCGTTCTTCTGCGACGTCTCCGACGGCTGGCGGCTGCCGAGGAACCGGCAGCGGGTAAGGGTCGCGCTTGCCGGGATCGCCACCCAGACGGTCATCGCCGGTCTCGCGGGCGTCGGTTCGGTGGTCGTGGCGGTGGCGGGGGGAAACCCCGCCGTGCGTGACTTCCTGCTGCTCCTCACGGTCACCAACTACGCCTCCGGCCTCTTCAACACCATCCCGTTCGTCAAGCTCGACGGCTACCTGGCGCTGATGAGCCACCTCGACATCTCCCACCTGCGGGACCGGTCCATCACGGACGCCCGCCGCCTCGTCGCCCGGCTGCTGTTCGGCGGGCGGTACGAGCGGGAGCTGCCCGGCGTCGAGTGGGCGCCCCTGTTCGGGCTGGCCTGCATGCTGTTCCCGCTGTATGTCGTCAGCATGGCCTTCACGCTGTGGGGGTCGGTTCTGGAGAGCGCGGGGATGGTGGGTGCGGTCCTCGTCTCCGTCGCGCTCGGGTATCTGTCGCTGCGTGTGTACGTCGGCGTCCTCAAGCTGCTTGCGGAGGCGCGGACGGCGGAGGCGGTCGGGTGGCGGCGGGTGACCGTCTCCGTGGCGGCGGTCGGGGTGGTGGCGGCGGCGCTGCTGGGGATCTCCGTGCCGTACACCGTGACCGGCGGGTTCGTGGAGGAGCGGGGGCGGACGGTCCTTGTGGCGACCGGGACGACCGACCGGGACGCCATTGAGCCCGGCGCCGATGTGAAGTTGCAGAGTGGCGGGGTTGTTCTCCAGAAGCAGCTCGGTACGGCCGCGGTCGCGTCCGGCGACTTCGTGGACCTGTCGGTGCCGTTCTCCGCGTTCGTCCCCGTGACCGGGCTCGACTCGCTGAAGGTGCCGGTCGCCGGGGTCGTCCTCGACGGTGGGCGGCTCGCGCCGGGGACAACTGGCCAGGCTGTGGTGGACGCGGGTGAGCGGAGCCTCGGTGACTGGCTGTACCTGAAGTACGTGGCGCCGTTCTGGCGCTGA